A stretch of DNA from bacterium:
GCCATTCACTACGAGGATCACGGCCCCAGGGAGGCGGGGCCCCTTGTCCTCATCCACGCCTTTCCCCTCAACCTCACCATGTGGAACGCTCAAATTCAGGCCCTTTCCGCGGAACGCCGTGTGATTGCCTACGACCTCCGAGGGCATGGGGAAAGCGATGTCGGCGATGGGCAGTACACGATCGAGCTCTTTGTGGACGACCTGATCGCCTTGCTGGATCATCTGCGGATCGACACGACGGCGGTCTGCGGCCTCTCCCTCGGGGGCTACATCGCCCTGCGCGCCCTTGAGAGGCATCCGGAGCGTTTTAACGCCCTTGTTCTGTGCGACACGCGAAGCGAGGCGGATTCCGACGAAGCGAAGATCAAGCGCTCGGCGGGCCTAAGACTTCTCAAAGAGAAAGGGGTTCCGTCGTTTGCGGAGGAATTCGTCAAACCGGCCTTTGCGCCGGAGACGTTCAAGACAAATCCCGAGATCGTCCACACGACCAAGGGGATGATCCTGAAGAATTCGCCCCTGGGAATCGGGGGCGCCCTGCTGGCCTTGGCTTCCCGGACCGATACGACGGAATCGTTGAAACGAATCAACATTCCGACCCTCGTCCTGGTCGGCGAGAAGGATCAGATCACCCCGCCCTCAGCGGCTCTCTCCCTGAAAGAGAAAATACCGAACGCGCAGATGCACGTCATTCCGACCGCGGGGCATTTAAGCAATTTGGAAAATCCAGCGGAATTTAATCAAAGGCTCGCCGCATTCTGTAGGGAAATCCCCTAGTCGAAAATCCAGTTTCCCCCGATTGTAGGCCCTTTCCATCTCCTGTAGCCTCATTTTTGAATCACAAATGAGGGAGGCGCATTATGCTTTTGTCTAAACCCATCATGTCCCTTTTTCTGTTCGCCTTGATCCTGTCCCTCTCAGCGGGGATGGCCCATGCGCAAAAGAAAAAAGAAAACATGAAATACCGGGGCATGGATCGGAATAACGACGGCGTGATCACGCGCGAGGAATGGCGAGGGGACAGCGACAAGTCTTTTGACAACCAGGATTGGAATGGTGACGGTGTCCTCTCGGGTGATGAGGTGAGGCCGGGTGCGCGTCGCCCTGAGAAGGCAGATCCATTTCGCGCCTTGGATCGCAACAACAATGGCGTGATTTCCGCCAACGAATGGACGGGTTCGACGCAGGACTTTGACCGTCTGGATCGGGATCATAATGGCAACTTAAGCGTTGAGGAGTTCCATCAACGCTCGGGGATGGATCAATTTGGCGAGCTCGATCACAATAACAACGGGGTCATATCACGGGATGAATGGCATAACACCAGCCGGTCATTTGATGGACTGGATCTCAACCGCGACGGACAATTAAGCCGTGACGAATTTAATAATCGGGAGCAGCGCCCCGTTTCCGTCTTTGGGGAACTCGATCAAAACAACGACGGGAGGATCTCACGCAGCGAATGGCGCAGCACGACCGTGGGCTTTGACCGTCTGGACACCAATGGGGACGACTTCTTGAGCAAGAATGAATTTAACGGCCGTCAAACCAGTAACCTTGTTGAGCAAATCTTTCAGGAGATCTTCAGACCGCGATAAAGAGGTGACGTCTATGAAATGGAACAAACTTGTCAAATCTCTCGTTGTGACGCCGCTCGCGGCGTTCTTTCTATGGGGCTGTGGTAGCAGCGGAGGCAACGGAACCCTGTCCGTCGGCCTGACGGACGCATCGACGGACCAGTATCAGGCCGTCTACGTCACCGTCAAAGCCGTCGAGGTCCACATGTCCGGAGATGCAGAGGACAGCTGGGAGACGGTCGGGACTCCGAACAAGACCTACGACCTCTTGCAACTCGTCAACGGCGTGCGCGAGACGCTGGGGATCGCGGATCTGAAAGCCGGCCATTACACCCAGATGAGACTGATCTTGGGAGACACACCGGAAGGCTCCATCAACAT
This window harbors:
- a CDS encoding alpha/beta fold hydrolase; this translates as AIHYEDHGPREAGPLVLIHAFPLNLTMWNAQIQALSAERRVIAYDLRGHGESDVGDGQYTIELFVDDLIALLDHLRIDTTAVCGLSLGGYIALRALERHPERFNALVLCDTRSEADSDEAKIKRSAGLRLLKEKGVPSFAEEFVKPAFAPETFKTNPEIVHTTKGMILKNSPLGIGGALLALASRTDTTESLKRINIPTLVLVGEKDQITPPSAALSLKEKIPNAQMHVIPTAGHLSNLENPAEFNQRLAAFCREIP